The Halobacteriovorax sp. DA5 genome includes the window AGCCTCGTGCTTCACTTCCACTAGTCCTTCTCTAATAAACTCATTGAGATAGGCTTCGAGGACTTCCATATTTACATCATCAAGAAGGCTTAGATCTTCACTCTTTATTGAAATGAGAAGATTTTCCATATTCATCCATTCAAAGAATGATATATTCTCCAGAATAATCTCTTTTGCTAAATCGATTTCATCGTCCTTGAATGTATGCTGCATTTTAGAATTCACTTTTAAATTCTCCTCGCTCCATCTATTATAAAACATATGGAAAATAATACTAGTCGAACAAATGTTGGTACAAATCTCCCGATTGATTCTATTGAAGTCGGCAATCCTAAAGCGCAAAAAACTCTTTTAGTCCTACATGGTTTTGCCCAAAACAATGAACAAATAAAAGAAAATATTGTCGATAAATTTTCATCAGAGATTATACAGAACTTTCGTATTCTTATTCCAAATGGGATTTTTCCAATTCCTAAGATTAGACCTAAAGAAATTACTTATCGCTATAGTTGGTATTTCTACGACCACACAAGACAGAAATATTATATTGATATGAGTACACCAATCCAGGCCCTTGGAAACTATCTTAAGGCCAACGCAATTGACTTTAAGGATGTCATAATTATTGGATACTCTCAGGGAGGCTACCTTGCGCCAATTATGGCAAGCTACCTACCCGGAATAAATGCTTCAATTGCAATTAATGCAAATACAAGAGTTGATAAGCTTGGAGAAAACTTAAGCTTTAATCATCTTTCAGTACATAATGAAGGTGACCCCGTTGTTGAATTTCAAAACTCTCATAATAGCTTTATTGAACTTAAAAAGAAGATCTCTAATGCTCAATATGTAAGCTTTAAAATTAACTCTCACGAAATTGCGCCTGAGAATATTAGTGCTATTGAGACCTTCTTATTAGAAATCAAATAGTAACTTTAAGAACTCTTTTCGTGAATTAATATCAACGGCACGAGATGTATTGAAGACAACGTGCCCTTCTCCCTTATGAAATTTAATATCCCACATGGCCTGTGATGAATATGGAAGAATACTGTAGCGTGAATCCACAATTGTATTATCTTGGCCCCAATGCAGATAACCGCTAGTGAAGCTTCTAAACCTCTCATAGTCATAAGGAAACTTCTGAGACTTATAGTGCTTTAAAAGGTTTTTAATTTCATTTTCTTTAACAATCGATGCACTCTCACTTTTTGGATAAAGCTTAATCTTACCAAAAGGAATACTTTTAACAGCATAAAACTTTGCTTGATCTTGATCGACGACAATTCCTCGCCATATGACATTATTAAAAATTGTCGGCTTAATCATCTGCCTTTGTGTTTGTTCATTAATAAGGCCCTTAGACGTTAGGAAATTAGTAACTCGCTCACGTTGATAAAAACCAAGTGACATAAAAGCAATGACATAAATAATGGCGGCATCATTAAATTTTAAATTCTTTGTTCGAAGGCAAAGAATAACAAGAATAACGAGCGGGATAGTACAAAGTGGATCAATGACAGCAACGGTATTTAGCGCCACTCTTGTTGAAGAAAGTGGCCAAAAAAGCTGAGTTCCATAATTTGTGAATGAATCAAGAAGCCCATGAGTTGCATAGGCACAAAACGTATAAAGATAACTTCTTTTCACAGGCACACGAAATAGTTTAAGAAATAAACTAACGATTAAGGCCCCTATTGGTATAAAGAAGAGAGAGTGAGTGAAATGCCTGTGAAACTGAACATGAAATAGAGGATCAGAGGATGAACGAATTAAGACATCTAGGTCAGCGGCCATCCCAGCAAGAGCACCCCATAGAGCTATCACCTTTAAACTAGGCGTTTCTTTAGATTCATTAGAGTCATTAGAGTCACTACTATCTTTTGTTTTTTGACGCATTTTTGCTTTAACTTTGGCCGCTCCAAGAGATGCCATCGAACCGAGCACTGCCTGTGATAATGGGTCCACTAAAATCCTCACTTTATGTATTCACCAAGAGTATGTTACCATAAATTAATGAAATTTTTAAAAGACCAAGCACTCCTTGCTGGCATAAAAAATATTTGTATACTAACAGGCGCTGGCATCTCTAAGGAGTCGGGATTAAAGACTTTTCGTGACCAAAATGGGCTCTGGGAAAACCACGACATCTACGAGGTAGCCTCCCCCTTGGCCTTTAACAATAACCCAAATTTAGTTAACGAATTCTACAACCAAAGAAGACGACAGTTACAGTCAGGTGAAGTTCACCCAAATGATGCTCACATAGCACTTGCGGAACTTGAAAAGACAGGAAGTTTTCATACAACGGTTATCACTCAAAACGTCGACAATCTTCATGAAAGGGCCGGCTCAAAGAATATCTTTCATATGCATGGCCAACTTCTAAAAATTCGCTGCAAGAAAACCAAGAAAATCTATGAATGGACTAAAGACCTTACCATCGAAGATCGCTGCCAATGTTGTCATACCAAAGGAAATCTTAGGCCACATATCGTTTGGTTTGGTGAAGTCCCGCTTTTCTTAGATGAAATTCAACAGGCACTACTCAATTGCGATCTATTTGTCTCAATAGGTACTTCAGGGCTTGTCTACCCGGCCGCAAACTTTGTTGCTATTGCAAAAAGCGCTGGTGCTCATTGTTTAGAGATTAATCCACATCCGACAAATAATGCTGAGCTCTTTGATGAAACAATCGCAGAAGTTGCAACGCAGGGCGTACGTCACTTCGTGGAATCCATGCTTGCCATCTAGCATGCAGAAATTACATATCTCATAAAATCACTTTAATTTTCGTTTTCCCTTGGCTATAAGTGGGCACTCAATGCT containing:
- a CDS encoding acyl-CoA thioester hydrolase/BAAT C-terminal domain-containing protein: MENNTSRTNVGTNLPIDSIEVGNPKAQKTLLVLHGFAQNNEQIKENIVDKFSSEIIQNFRILIPNGIFPIPKIRPKEITYRYSWYFYDHTRQKYYIDMSTPIQALGNYLKANAIDFKDVIIIGYSQGGYLAPIMASYLPGINASIAINANTRVDKLGENLSFNHLSVHNEGDPVVEFQNSHNSFIELKKKISNAQYVSFKINSHEIAPENISAIETFLLEIK
- a CDS encoding NAD-dependent deacylase produces the protein MKFLKDQALLAGIKNICILTGAGISKESGLKTFRDQNGLWENHDIYEVASPLAFNNNPNLVNEFYNQRRRQLQSGEVHPNDAHIALAELEKTGSFHTTVITQNVDNLHERAGSKNIFHMHGQLLKIRCKKTKKIYEWTKDLTIEDRCQCCHTKGNLRPHIVWFGEVPLFLDEIQQALLNCDLFVSIGTSGLVYPAANFVAIAKSAGAHCLEINPHPTNNAELFDETIAEVATQGVRHFVESMLAI
- a CDS encoding metal-dependent hydrolase, producing MDPLSQAVLGSMASLGAAKVKAKMRQKTKDSSDSNDSNESKETPSLKVIALWGALAGMAADLDVLIRSSSDPLFHVQFHRHFTHSLFFIPIGALIVSLFLKLFRVPVKRSYLYTFCAYATHGLLDSFTNYGTQLFWPLSSTRVALNTVAVIDPLCTIPLVILVILCLRTKNLKFNDAAIIYVIAFMSLGFYQRERVTNFLTSKGLINEQTQRQMIKPTIFNNVIWRGIVVDQDQAKFYAVKSIPFGKIKLYPKSESASIVKENEIKNLLKHYKSQKFPYDYERFRSFTSGYLHWGQDNTIVDSRYSILPYSSQAMWDIKFHKGEGHVVFNTSRAVDINSRKEFLKLLFDF